The Streptomyces rimosus genomic interval CGGGCCGAGAAGCGCGCCACCGCCGTCGACCTGGACGGCCGTACGTCCGGGGAGCGGCAGCTGCTCGCCGTCCGTGCCTTCGCGGCCCTGCGGGCAGGCGAGCCGGCCGACCGGGTCACCGAGCTGGTCGACCGGGCCCGGGCGAACTCACCGGCGCTCTCCCACGACCTCTTCCCGCTGCATTACTTCGTCGCCGGATCGCTGCTGTACCTGGACGACCTCGATGGGGCCGACGCCCTGTGCGGCCGGCTGCTGGACGGGACGAAGGACAGAGGAATGGAGCTGCTCGCCTCCTCCTTGATGGTCTACCGCTCCGCCGTCGCGCTGCGCCGGGGACACGTGGCGCAGGCCGCCGAGATCGCGCGAACCGCCTCCGAGCGGCCCCGCGCGCACGGCGAACTGCCGTACCGCATGACGCTGGACACCATCACCCTCGACGCCCTCCTGGCCCAGGGCGACCTGGAAGGCGCCGAACACCTGGCCGCCTCCCACACCGCCGTGGACCAGGCGGAGCCTTCGTGGGAGTGGCCGCGGTTCCTCATGAGCCTCGCGGCGCTGCGTGCCGCTCAACGGGACCACCGCGGTGCGCTGACCCTGCTGCGCGAGAGCGGCCAGCACTTCGAGACAGCGGGCATCGTCAGCCCGGCCATCGGCCCTTGGCGCTCACGTGCCGCCGTCGTCAGCCTCCGACTGGGGTACGGGCGCGACGCACGGGCGCTCGCCGAGGAAGAACTCGAACTGGCGCGGCGCTGCCGCATTCCACGCACCATCGGCGTGGCCCTGCATGCCGTCGGCCGGGTCACCGAGGGTACGCAAGGCCTGGACCTCGTCGAGGAAGCGGTGAGCGTCCTGGAGCGCACGCCCGCCGAACTGGAACTGGCGCGGGCCCTGCACACGCTCGGATGCGCCCTGCTGCGGCGCGACGACAAACCCGGGGCCCGTACGGCATTGCGCCGCGGCCTGGAACTCGCGGTCAAATGCGGGGCCTCCGCAGCGGCGCGCAACCTCCAGCACCAGCTCCACGAAGCGGGCGGCCGGACACCCGACCCCTGTTCTCTGACGGCCGGCGAGGAACGAGTCGCCGCACTCGCCGCCGAAGGATGGAGCAACAAGCAGATAGCCGAGCACCTTTACGTCTCTCTGCGGACCGTCGAAACACATCTGACCGCCGCTTACCGCAAGTTGTGCATCGGGGGGCGGCATGAATTGCCCGAGGCGCTGAAGGGGGGCTCCTATGTGGTGGGGCAGGTGGGGCATGCTAGCGGCGGGTAGCCGGCCCTTGGTGGCTGCCCGGGGGGAGCTCTTCGCCTGGACGTGGCGGGTGGAGGAACAATCGACCGGAGCCCCCGTTCACAGCGTGCCGAGCCTGCTCGCCATGGCACGCGCGGTGGAGCGCATGGCGTGCGCGGTATCGATGGCACGGGTACGCGCATGGAAGCCGGCCGTGCGTCGGAAGCCGACCGAACGGCGTCCGGGCCCGCGCCGGAGCAGGTCCTGAAAGAGAGCCTCGTGCCGCTCGGCTATGAGCGCGGGATCGAAGCGGGCCGAATTGCGGAGCGCCGCCTCGCCCATGCGCCGGCGCAGCCGATCATCGCCTGCGAGTCGGAGCAGCGCCGTGGCCAGGCCGCCGACGTGGCCGGTGGGCACGAGAAAGCCGTCGACACCGTCCTTGATGATCTCGCGCGGTCCGACGGGGCAGTCCGTGGAGACCACGGGCAGACCACACCGCATCGCCTCGACAATGGTCATGCCGAACGACTCGCGATCAGAGGCCGAGGCGGCGATCGACCCCTTCGCCCATTCCGGTTCGAGCGGATCGACCTTGCCCATGAGATGCGCCTGGCCGTTCAGTCCCAGTTCATTGATCAGGCTGGTGAGGGATTCCCGCTCATTGCCGGTGGTGTCCCCTTCGCCGAAAATCCGGAGATGCCAGTCCGGGTGCTGGTCGGCCACTTCGGCGAACGCCTTGATCAGGAGATCGTAGCGCTTGAGCGGAATCAGCCGTCCCGCCGCGACAATGGACTTTCCGCTGCCGTCGGCAGGCTCGACGGCAGTCCGGGGAACGCTGTTCGGTATCGCTTCCACCCGTACGCCCGGGAAATCGAGCCGACGGTACGCCCGGGCGTCGGACTCGGACACCGTGGTGATGGCGTCCAGCAGCTGATAGCGATGGCGTATCTCGTGCCGCAGCCGGAAACCGTGGCCCGAGAACGTCAGGTGCTCCTGCCCCACGCGGATGCCGGCCGCACGCGTCTGGCGGGCGATGTGCGTGTTGAGACCCGGCCGGGTCCCGACCACCACATCGGCCTCCAGCCGCGACAGGTGGTGGCCGATACGGTCGTCCGTGAGACGGCTGTACTGCCGGTGCCGTCCGTCCGCGCGAGGGAAAACCCTGGCGGGCTCCGCATGGCGGGGATCATCGCCCTCGAAATCGGCGGACGCGGCCCGCAGATCCACAAGAGGGGTCAGACGCACCTTCGCCGGTACGTCCATGACCGGAACATCGCGGTGCCGGAACACCGACACCATCTCCACGTCATGCTGCTCGGACAATACCGAGGCAAGGTTGTACGTGGCCCGAACGGTGCCGCCGATGCCGTAGGCATTGTGAATAAGAAAGACAATGTGCATGGGTTGCCTAACCGTCAAAAGCGTCGCGAGTTCGGGCCGTCTCCCTTCCCGCGGCGGCGCGACCATGGGGCGGCACCGGAACGCGTGGCACGGCTTCCCGGCGCGGTGCAGGAAGGGCTGGGCGGCTGCATTCTGCGCACACCGACCCGAAGAAAACCTGAAGAACCGACGGGTGTCCGGTGCTGCCGGAAGCCTGAAGATTTCTTAAGAAAGCAAAGCGAAAAGTGTGCCAGGCTTGATGGCGTGCATCGCATTCTGCTCATCGAGGACGATCCCCAGGTCGGCCCCGCCATCCGACGCGGCCTGACCGCCGAGGGGTACACCGTGGACGTCGCCACCGACGGCGTCACCGGCCTGGAATTCGCGCTGGCCGGGGACCACGACGTCATCGTTCTGGACGTCATGCTGCCGCGTCTGCACGGCTATGGGGTGTGCGGCCGGCTGCGGGCCGCCGGCGTCACCACACCGGTTCTGATGCTGACCGCGAAGGACGGCGAGCACGACGAAGCCGAGGGGCTGGACACCGGAGCCGACGACTACCTCACCAAGCCGTTCTCCTACGTCGTCCTGCTCTCCAGGCTGCGGGCCCTGCTGCGACGCGGTGGCAGCTACGGCACCTCACCCGTGCTGAGCCACGGGGACCTGTGGGTCGACCTGGCCACCCGCCGGGCCGGACGCGGCGCCACGGCCGTCCATCTCACCGGCAAACAGTTCGGCGTACTCGCCGCGCTGATCCGCGCCAACGGCCGGGTGCTGTCCAAGGGCGAGATCCTCGACGAGGTGTGGGACCCGGCCTTCCGCGGTGACGCCTCGATCGTGGAGGTGTACGTCTCCGCCCTCCGCCGCAAGATCGACACCCCGTGGGGGACGCGCTCGATCGAGACCGTTCGCGGGTACGGCTATCGCCTTGCGCCCATCGGGAGCACCGGTGACTGAGCAGGCCGTTCCTCCGGGGCACGAAGGACGCACGGGGCGCACGGGACGTACGGCGGAGCGCAGGCCGCGGACCGGAGTGCTGCGGTGGGTACCGACCGAAATCCGGGCCGCGGTCGTCGCCGGGCTCGCCGCCTGTGTTGTCTTCACGGCCGGAGCGTGGTGGCTGCGCGGCCACGTACACGACGAGACGCTTGAGCAGACCGCTCGCCTCGCTGCCGTCCAGGCCCGTACCACCGCGGCGACCGAGCCGACCGCGGAACAGAGCCACGTCTTCGAACGGGGCTTCTGGCCCAAGATCGAGATCGACGACAGTGGCCGGGTGCACCCGGCCCCCGGCATCGCCGTCGCCCTGGACGGTCTCGCCGAACTGCTGCCGCCCGCCCCGCCCGACGCTGGCCCCGACTGGACCCGTACGGTCACCGTCAGCGCCGGGCGAACCCGCGGTCTGGCGCAGCGGTGGCGCGCCCAGCTCGAAGCCGCCCTCCCGCAGGGAGACGATGCCACCGCCGCGAACACCCGGGCGCAGGCCCGTCTACGTATCGATCGCCTGCTCCACCGGGACGTCACCGCCGTCGCCGCCCGCTACACCCTCCCCGCCCACCGCTGTACCGACCCCGCCGACGCACCCGGCAGATGCCGGCGTACCGTCTACCACCTGGTCCCGCCCGACGACGCCGACGCCGCGGTCGCCTCCCTCGACACGCCCCTGAAGGCAGGCGTCCCCGCCGCCGCGCTGATCGTGGCGGCCACCGCCTGGATCACCACCCGCCGCTCCCTCGGGCCCGTCGAGGCCATCCGCGCGCAGGTGGCGGACATCACCGACACCACCGACCTGCACCGACGGGTCCCCGTCCCGGTTGCCCGCGACCGGATCCGCGCTCTGGCCGAGACCACGAACTCCACCTTGAACCACCTCGAAGAAGCCGCCGAACGGCAACGCCGGTTCGTCGCCGACGCCTCCCACGAACTCCGCTCGCCGATCACGGCCCTGCACACCCAGCTCGAAGTCGCCCTCGCCCATCCCGAACACCTCACCGACGCGGTCCAGGACGCCCTCAAGGCCACCGACCGGCTCCGCCGCGTCACCGACGACCTCCTCTACCTCGCCCGCCCCAGCACGCAGGAGCCACGGGACGTTGTCGACCTGGTCGAGATCGCTCACGAACTGGCCCATGAGTACGGCCACCGCGGCCTGCCGGTGGTCCTCGGGCCGTTCCCCGAAGAAGCGCCCGTAAGAGGTGACGCCCTCCAACTCCACCGGCTCCTGCGCAACCTGCTCGACAACGCCCACCGGCACGCCGCCGACCGCGTCACCCTCACCATCACCCCGCGGGCACACGGCTGGGACATCTCCGTACACAACGACGGCGCCCCGCTCGACCCACAGGACCTGGAGCGGGTCTTCGAACGCTTCACCCGCCTCGACGAGGCCCGCGCCCGCGACACCGGCGGCAGCGGCCTCGGCCTGGCCATCGCCCGCGACATCGCCCACCGCCACCACGGCACCCTCACCGCTCACACCAACCACCCCCGCCCCGGCACCACCTTCACCCTCCACCTCCCGGAGACGAAAGCAACACCGTGACCGCCACCTCGCCCCGGCCTGCCGTGGCCGTCATACCCGGTGCCTCCGTCGGCCGTGCCCTGCTGAGGGGCGCGGCCGGTTCGGCGCCGCCGGCCGTCGCGCTCGTCCTCGGCATATGGGGGAACTGGGCCCCCTCCGCGTGGACCGACGAGATCGTCACCATCGACGTGGCGCGGCGGTCCTGGCCACAGCTGATGGAGCTGCTGGGGCGGGTCGACGCGGTCCACGGCCTGCACTACGTGCTGATGTGGCTGGTCGGGCAGCTGAATGGAGGGCTGAACGAGTTCACGGCGCGGGTGCCGTCCGCGGTGGCGGTGGCCGTCGCGGCAGCCGGCCTGGCGTGGCTGGGGAGGCTGCTCGGCGGTCCGCGTCTCGGGCTGTACGCGGGGCTGCTGCTCGCCGTTCTGCCGACCGCGTCACGCTACGCGCAGGAGGCCCGCTCGTTCGCCTTCGTCATGGCGGTGGCGGTACTGGCCACGGGCGCCCTGGTGAAGGCCCTGTCCAGCCGGGCCGGGGGCCGGTGGCCGGCCGGCTATGCCGTACTGATCGCCCTGCTGGGCTGGTTCAACCTGCTGGGGCTGCTGCTGGTGGCCGCCCACGCGGTCACCGTGATCCTGCGGCGCCCCGGCCGCCGCGTCGTCGTACGTCTGCTACTCGCCCTGACTGCGGGCCTCACCGCCGTCGTCCCGCTGCTGATACTCGCCGCCGCCCAGAGCTCCGCCGTCGGCGACGCCGCGCCGGTCACCGCCGGAACCCCGTTCAACTACTTCACCTGGCTCCTCACCCCCGGCCAGGGCACCCTTCCCACCGCACTGAAACTCCTGCTCACCTGCACCGCCCTGGCCGCCTTGGCGCTTCTCGCGGTACGTCGGCACAAGGCGCCGTCCCTGGCCCTGGCGGTCGGCGTGCCCTGGCTGGCCGTGCCCCCGCTGCTCCTCATGGCCGTCTCCCTGGGCCACCCCCTCTTCGCCTACCGCTACCTGCTGTTCTGCCTGCCGGCCCTGGCCCTGCTGCTCGCACTGGCCGCCACCGTCGTGCCCCCGTACCAGCAACTGCTGCTCGTACTCCTGACGGTCGTCCCCCTCTACGCGTCCCACCAGGCCATCCGCCAGGAGGACAGCCGCCAGTGGGACACCCACGCCGTGATCCGCACCCTGCGCATCCACGACGCACCCGGCGACGCCGTCCTCTTCAGCGGCGCCCGGTGCGGACTGATCGCCACCGCCTTCAAGGAGGCGTTCACTGCCCGCCCCGACCTGGGTACGGACCGAACCGCCGCCACACTCGGCACCCTCGACCACCTGCCCGCCACCCCGGCCCTCCTGCAACAGCGCCTGACCCACACACTCCGCGTCTGGCACATCACCTGCAACCATCTCTCCGCCAACGCCCGCCAGGCCGCCACCCGCACCGCCGCAGCCCAGAAACAGGCCCTTGTCCGGGGAGGGTTCCTTCCGGCTTTCCACCGCAGTGCGCCTGGGGTGGACATCACTCTTGAACAGCGCTCCGCTGCCAGGTAGTCGGGCATGAGCGCCCCGAGCCGAATGCGGAGAGGGTCATCGGCTCTGGGGAGTGGAGCGCACGCGCGACACGCTGCGGCGACTCATTACCGACGCGAGAGGAAATGGCGTTGCGGTTCTCAACGAGCGTCGTGGATGCAGAAGGGCCGGCCGGCGGGGTCGAGGAGGACTGTCCAGTGCTTTCCGCCGGGTTGGTGGGCGGGTTTGGTGGCGCCCAATTCCAGTAGCTGCTTCTCGGCTGCTGCGGCGTCGGGGAACGTGAGATCCATGTGAAAGGGCAGGTCCTCCTCGGGCCAGTTGGGGGCCTGGTAGGAGGCCGAGTTGTAGAAGAGGTACATGACCCCGTTCACGTGGAAAGCGCTGGCGGCACCTTCGCCGTTCTCGGCGGGATAGGTCTCGGTGACCGTGGTGCCCAGGGCGGTGGCGTAGAAGTCGGCGAGCTGCCGGCCATCGTGGGCCCACATCGCGTGGCACACGATTTTCCCGGACAGGGGGCCAGTGCTGCCGGTGGTCTTGTCGCTCATGGCGTCTCCTTGCCCGTGGCAGGGATCAGCGGACGACTGTGATGCCGAAGCGGCCGCCGAAGCCCTGGCCCAGGCTGAATCCGATGGCGGAGTGCAGGTGCGCGTACCTCTCCATACCGCGGGCGCTGACGAGTGGGCCGAGGTCGAGGATGTCCGTCCAGCCGTAGGACTTCAACAGGGCCACGGTCCGGTGCTTGGCGCCGGTGCGCAGGCTTCATGCGCCACCCGCGAAGCGGTCCGGGCATCATTCAAGGGGACCGGAACCGTCCCCTCACCCCGCCGATTCCCCCGCGTGCGGGCTCAGTACGCCTGCGCTGACCAGTGCGAACAGGGCGATGCCCAGGAGGATGCGGTAGATGACGAACGGCATGAAGCTCTTCGTCGTAATGAACTTCATGAACCACGCGATGACGGCGTATCCCACGACGAAGGCGATGACCGTGGCGAAAATGGTCGGCCCCCAGGAGACATGGCTCGCGGCGGCTTCGCTGCCGAAGGCGTCCTTGAGTTCGTAGACGCCGGAGGCCAGGACGGCGGGGATGGCGAGGAGGAAGGAGTAGCGGGCCGCGGCTTCGCGGGTGTAGCCCATCAGGAGGCCGCCGCTGATCGTGGCGCCGGAGCGGGAGACGCCCGGGATCAGGGCCATGGCCTGGCAGACGCCGTAGATCAGGCCGTCCTTGACGTTCAGGTCGGTGAGGGTCTTGCGCTGTTTGACGGCGCGATGGCGGCCGCCGGACTCGTCGCGGGCGGCCAGCCGGTCCGCGAAGCCCAGGACGACGCCCATGACGATCAGGGTGGTCGCGATCAGCCGCAGGTCGCGGAAGGGGCCCTCGATCGCGTCCTTGAGGGTGACGCCCAGCACCCCGATCGGGATCGAGCCGACGATGACCAGCCACCCCATCTGGGCGTCGTGGTCGTGCCGCAGCTCGCGGTTGAACAGGGAGCGCGCCCAGGTGCCGACGATCCGCGCGATGTCCTTGCGGAAGTAGATCAGGACGGCGGCCTCGGTGCCGATCTGCGTGATCGCGGTGAAGGCCGCGCCGGGGTCCTGCCAGCCCGCGAACGCCGCGGTCAGCCGCAGGTGCGCGCTGGAGGAGATGGGCAGGAACTCGGTCAACCCTTGGACCAGGCCGAGGATGAAGGATTCAAACCAGTGCATCGGAGCTATGCCATCCAGAGGGTGATCAAGCGCTTACCCGGTGAAGGTGCGGGTCAGGCGGTACGAGGGCGGAAGGGACGGGAGTGCGTGCGGCGGCCGGAGGGATCGGTGACCGGTTGGGGGCAGCGTAGCGCCCGAAAGTGTCCGGGGGGCAAATGGCTCTTTCCGGACGCCCGCCGGTCAACGCCCCCGGATTGACGCGCGTTTGCGCCAGGCCACGGCCACCGCGGCCAGGCCGGAGACCACGATGAAGGCGGTGGAGATCAGGAAGGCGGGCGAGGTGGGCGACGAGGCGCGGGCGCCGGCGATGACGTACGCGGCGGTGTTGGGCACGCTGCCCAGCGTCGTGGCCAGCAAGAACGCGCCCCAGCTCATGCGGGAGACCGCGGCGCAGTAGTTCGTCGCGCAGAACGGCAGGCCGGGGAAGAGGCGGATCGCCATCATCGAGCGGAAGCCGTGCTCGCTGAGCTGCCGGTCGGCGGCGGTCAGCCAGCGGGCCCGCAGCAGGGGCCGCAGGGCGTCCTGCCCCAGCAGGCGGCCGAGCCCGAACGCGAGGCCGGCGCCGAGGACCGTACCGGCCAGCGCGGAGAGAAAGCCGGGCAGGCTGCCGAAGATCGCGCCGGCGGCGAGGTTCAGGACCGGGCGGGGGACGAAGGCGGTGGTGCACACTCCGTACGCGAGTCCGAAGATCACCACGGCGCCGCCGCCGGCCCATGCCGGCGGCCATCCGTGGGCGAGCAGCCGCTGCGGCTGCCAGATGATCATCGCGATGGAGGCGCCGGCGAGCAGGACGAAAAGTACGGCGAGCCGGGCCCAAGGGGAGAAGAGCACACGCGTGCAGCGCGCGGCGAGGCCGTCGGGCGTTGCGGCGGGTTCGAGCATCCCGGGAGCGTAACCGACAAGCGTGGCGTGGAGGTGTATTCACGGTCGCTCGTGGGTGAAGGGGGAGGGGAAGCCGGTGGGGAGGGGGGTGGTCTACGGGGGCATGCCCCACCCCTGCCCGGTCCCTTCCCTCCCCCACAAATAAATCGCTCGACGCGGCCCACCCCCGCACGAGATCCTTACGGCATGTTCCGGCAGTCCTACCTCGCGCTCACGTCCGCAGTCGCGGACGCGCCGAAGGCTGCCGTCGACTCGATCGCGGCGCTCATCGCCGCTCTCAAGGCCGAGGCCGACGCCGTGCAGTTCCCCGGCGCCGCCATCGCCACGGACACCGTCGCGGCGGACGCCGCCCCCGCCGCTGCCGCGGCCGGCGCCGTCCCCGCGGCCACCGGCGCGCGAAGCTGACCCTCTCCGGATCGACCGGCGAACCCCGCAGGGGGAGGGTCGGCGGGATCGAGGGGTTCCCACGGCGGTCCGCGGGACCGCCGTATTCACCGCTTTCACGCGAGGAACCACAGCCATGCCCAAGACGGCATACGTGCGCACCAAGCCCCACCTGAACATCGGCACCATGGGCCACGTCGACCACGGCAAGACGACCCTGACCGCCGCGATCACCAAGGTGCTCAGCGAGCACGGCAGCGGCACCTTCGTGCCCTTCGACCGGATCGACCGGGCCCCGGAGGAAGCCGCGCGCGGCATCACCATCAACATCTCGCACGTCGAGTACGAGACCGACACCCGGCACTACGCCCATGTCGACATGCCGGGCCACGCCGACTTCATCAAGAACATGGTCACCGGCGCGGCGCAGCTCGACGGGGCGATCCTCGTCGTCTCCGCGCTCGACGGGATCATGCCGCAGACCGCCGAGCACGTCCTGCTCGCCAAGCAGGTCGGCGTCCGGCACGTCGTCGTCGCGCTGAACAAGGCCGACGCGGGCGACCCCGAGCTGACCGACCTGGTGGAACTGGAGGTCCGCGAGCTGCTGACGGCGCACGGCTACGACGGGGACCACGTGCCCGTCGTACGGGTCTCCGGGCTGCGCGCCCTGGAGGGCGACCCGCGCTGGAGCCGGGCCATCGAGGCGCTGCTCGACGCGGTGGACACCTACGTACCGACGCCGGAGCGCTACCTCGACGCGCCGTTCCTGCTGCCGGTGGAGAACGTGCTGACCATCACCGGGCGCGGCACGGTCGTCACCGGGGCCGTCGAGCGCGGCACGGTACGCGTCGGCGACCGGGTCGCGGTGCTCGGCGCCGGCACGGAGACGACGGTGACCGGCGTGGAGACCTTCGGAAAACCGATGGAGTCGGCCCAGGCGGGGGACAACGTCGCGCTGCTGCTGCGCGGTCTGCACCGGGAGCAGGTGCGCAGGGGGCACGTGGTCGCGGCGCCGGACAGTGTGACGCCGCGGCGGCGCTTCACCGCCGAGGTGTACGTGCTGTCCACGGAGGAGGGCGGCCGCCGCACGCCGCTGTCCACCGGGTACCGCCCGCAGTTCTACATCCGTACGGCGGACGTGGTCGGCGACATCGACCTCGGTGAGCGCGTGGTCGCCCGGCCCGGTG includes:
- a CDS encoding glycosyltransferase family 4 protein codes for the protein MHIVFLIHNAYGIGGTVRATYNLASVLSEQHDVEMVSVFRHRDVPVMDVPAKVRLTPLVDLRAASADFEGDDPRHAEPARVFPRADGRHRQYSRLTDDRIGHHLSRLEADVVVGTRPGLNTHIARQTRAAGIRVGQEHLTFSGHGFRLRHEIRHRYQLLDAITTVSESDARAYRRLDFPGVRVEAIPNSVPRTAVEPADGSGKSIVAAGRLIPLKRYDLLIKAFAEVADQHPDWHLRIFGEGDTTGNERESLTSLINELGLNGQAHLMGKVDPLEPEWAKGSIAASASDRESFGMTIVEAMRCGLPVVSTDCPVGPREIIKDGVDGFLVPTGHVGGLATALLRLAGDDRLRRRMGEAALRNSARFDPALIAERHEALFQDLLRRGPGRRSVGFRRTAGFHARTRAIDTAHAMRSTARAMASRLGTL
- a CDS encoding response regulator transcription factor → MHRILLIEDDPQVGPAIRRGLTAEGYTVDVATDGVTGLEFALAGDHDVIVLDVMLPRLHGYGVCGRLRAAGVTTPVLMLTAKDGEHDEAEGLDTGADDYLTKPFSYVVLLSRLRALLRRGGSYGTSPVLSHGDLWVDLATRRAGRGATAVHLTGKQFGVLAALIRANGRVLSKGEILDEVWDPAFRGDASIVEVYVSALRRKIDTPWGTRSIETVRGYGYRLAPIGSTGD
- a CDS encoding sensor histidine kinase; amino-acid sequence: MTEQAVPPGHEGRTGRTGRTAERRPRTGVLRWVPTEIRAAVVAGLAACVVFTAGAWWLRGHVHDETLEQTARLAAVQARTTAATEPTAEQSHVFERGFWPKIEIDDSGRVHPAPGIAVALDGLAELLPPAPPDAGPDWTRTVTVSAGRTRGLAQRWRAQLEAALPQGDDATAANTRAQARLRIDRLLHRDVTAVAARYTLPAHRCTDPADAPGRCRRTVYHLVPPDDADAAVASLDTPLKAGVPAAALIVAATAWITTRRSLGPVEAIRAQVADITDTTDLHRRVPVPVARDRIRALAETTNSTLNHLEEAAERQRRFVADASHELRSPITALHTQLEVALAHPEHLTDAVQDALKATDRLRRVTDDLLYLARPSTQEPRDVVDLVEIAHELAHEYGHRGLPVVLGPFPEEAPVRGDALQLHRLLRNLLDNAHRHAADRVTLTITPRAHGWDISVHNDGAPLDPQDLERVFERFTRLDEARARDTGGSGLGLAIARDIAHRHHGTLTAHTNHPRPGTTFTLHLPETKATP
- a CDS encoding glycosyltransferase family 39 protein, producing the protein MTATSPRPAVAVIPGASVGRALLRGAAGSAPPAVALVLGIWGNWAPSAWTDEIVTIDVARRSWPQLMELLGRVDAVHGLHYVLMWLVGQLNGGLNEFTARVPSAVAVAVAAAGLAWLGRLLGGPRLGLYAGLLLAVLPTASRYAQEARSFAFVMAVAVLATGALVKALSSRAGGRWPAGYAVLIALLGWFNLLGLLLVAAHAVTVILRRPGRRVVVRLLLALTAGLTAVVPLLILAAAQSSAVGDAAPVTAGTPFNYFTWLLTPGQGTLPTALKLLLTCTALAALALLAVRRHKAPSLALAVGVPWLAVPPLLLMAVSLGHPLFAYRYLLFCLPALALLLALAATVVPPYQQLLLVLLTVVPLYASHQAIRQEDSRQWDTHAVIRTLRIHDAPGDAVLFSGARCGLIATAFKEAFTARPDLGTDRTAATLGTLDHLPATPALLQQRLTHTLRVWHITCNHLSANARQAATRTAAAQKQALVRGGFLPAFHRSAPGVDITLEQRSAAR
- a CDS encoding VOC family protein — protein: MSDKTTGSTGPLSGKIVCHAMWAHDGRQLADFYATALGTTVTETYPAENGEGAASAFHVNGVMYLFYNSASYQAPNWPEEDLPFHMDLTFPDAAAAEKQLLELGATKPAHQPGGKHWTVLLDPAGRPFCIHDAR
- a CDS encoding undecaprenyl-diphosphate phosphatase produces the protein MHWFESFILGLVQGLTEFLPISSSAHLRLTAAFAGWQDPGAAFTAITQIGTEAAVLIYFRKDIARIVGTWARSLFNRELRHDHDAQMGWLVIVGSIPIGVLGVTLKDAIEGPFRDLRLIATTLIVMGVVLGFADRLAARDESGGRHRAVKQRKTLTDLNVKDGLIYGVCQAMALIPGVSRSGATISGGLLMGYTREAAARYSFLLAIPAVLASGVYELKDAFGSEAAASHVSWGPTIFATVIAFVVGYAVIAWFMKFITTKSFMPFVIYRILLGIALFALVSAGVLSPHAGESAG
- a CDS encoding TVP38/TMEM64 family protein is translated as MLEPAATPDGLAARCTRVLFSPWARLAVLFVLLAGASIAMIIWQPQRLLAHGWPPAWAGGGAVVIFGLAYGVCTTAFVPRPVLNLAAGAIFGSLPGFLSALAGTVLGAGLAFGLGRLLGQDALRPLLRARWLTAADRQLSEHGFRSMMAIRLFPGLPFCATNYCAAVSRMSWGAFLLATTLGSVPNTAAYVIAGARASSPTSPAFLISTAFIVVSGLAAVAVAWRKRASIRGR
- the tuf gene encoding elongation factor Tu, whose amino-acid sequence is MPKTAYVRTKPHLNIGTMGHVDHGKTTLTAAITKVLSEHGSGTFVPFDRIDRAPEEAARGITINISHVEYETDTRHYAHVDMPGHADFIKNMVTGAAQLDGAILVVSALDGIMPQTAEHVLLAKQVGVRHVVVALNKADAGDPELTDLVELEVRELLTAHGYDGDHVPVVRVSGLRALEGDPRWSRAIEALLDAVDTYVPTPERYLDAPFLLPVENVLTITGRGTVVTGAVERGTVRVGDRVAVLGAGTETTVTGVETFGKPMESAQAGDNVALLLRGLHREQVRRGHVVAAPDSVTPRRRFTAEVYVLSTEEGGRRTPLSTGYRPQFYIRTADVVGDIDLGERVVARPGETVTMTVELGRDVPLEPGLGFAIREGGRTVGAGTVRTVAEA